A region of Lichenibacterium dinghuense DNA encodes the following proteins:
- a CDS encoding ATP-dependent helicase, translating into MSDLDPSQRRAASSNHPIQLVLAGPGSGKTSTLVGRFRHLRDSGIDPARIMALTFTKKAAEEMRVRIARDLDVDNPAELRVYTFHSLALRCLQRKPHLAGLPERIDVWGAHQGRAVFGSRRMYWNDEGDILDIISGAKEQLLDAQAYRRGLARDDEVGHRAAEFFAVYEEALREAGAIDFADMVPRLLRAVGDHPAYGRAVAGAVDHLLVDEYQDINLGQHRLIEHFRSGGVHLWAVGDDDQTLFTFRAADIRYTLDFKRRHADAVLHLLDRNYRSTPEIVAGAKRLIAKNRDRFTKDYGPALEAEGSVAIRGYSTPDAEVRQVVRAIQTLLQNGMPYHEIAVLYRAGSTGMAFQGALEALHIPFDVRGAGDLWQSPAAKLFLGALFYLIDADDRRAIEKMGTGKRGESVRRRLDKVPPVRSFAEACRHARRVVGDALPKKSAEREQRDWTNLCDALAALAADCDGLDALMDRIAEQSRALRRPSEDAVVLSTVHSAKGLEWEAVFVVGLEEGVMPVAGAEIEEERRVAYVAVTRAKRILGLTYSAERGGSASKRSRFVAEFAGDAHAGTDPEHPDADVLMPLGLPWQKEPRPLPPRPERSAPAASVPAGPAASRARSDARAGSRRDYSVDPADVAPFAPDPEAAAAQWTARDDAKLQASFAVAGDLDEICAATGKAPEAVLSRLVRLRLVASKAAARGLWG; encoded by the coding sequence ATGTCCGACCTCGACCCGTCCCAGCGCCGCGCCGCCAGCTCGAACCACCCGATCCAGCTCGTGCTGGCGGGCCCCGGCTCGGGCAAGACGTCGACGCTGGTCGGGCGCTTCCGCCACCTGCGCGACAGCGGCATCGACCCCGCCCGCATCATGGCGCTGACCTTCACCAAGAAGGCCGCGGAGGAGATGCGCGTCCGCATCGCGCGCGACCTCGACGTCGACAACCCGGCCGAGCTGCGCGTCTACACGTTCCACAGCTTGGCGCTGCGCTGCCTGCAACGCAAACCCCACCTCGCCGGCCTGCCCGAGCGCATTGACGTGTGGGGCGCCCACCAGGGCCGCGCCGTTTTCGGCTCCAGGCGCATGTACTGGAACGACGAGGGCGACATCCTCGACATCATCTCGGGCGCCAAGGAGCAGCTGCTCGACGCGCAGGCCTACCGGCGCGGCCTCGCGCGGGACGACGAGGTGGGCCACCGCGCGGCCGAGTTCTTCGCCGTCTACGAGGAAGCTTTGCGCGAGGCCGGCGCCATCGACTTCGCCGACATGGTGCCTCGGCTCTTGCGCGCGGTGGGCGACCACCCCGCCTACGGCCGCGCGGTGGCGGGCGCCGTCGACCACCTGCTCGTCGACGAGTACCAGGACATCAACCTCGGCCAGCACCGCTTGATCGAGCACTTCCGCTCGGGCGGCGTGCACCTGTGGGCGGTGGGCGACGACGACCAGACGCTGTTCACCTTCCGCGCCGCCGACATCCGCTACACGCTGGACTTCAAGCGCCGCCACGCCGACGCCGTGCTGCACCTGCTCGACAGGAACTACCGCTCGACGCCGGAGATCGTCGCAGGCGCCAAGCGGCTCATCGCCAAGAACCGCGACCGCTTCACCAAGGACTACGGGCCGGCGCTGGAGGCGGAGGGCTCGGTGGCGATCCGCGGCTATTCCACGCCGGACGCCGAGGTGCGCCAGGTGGTGCGCGCCATCCAGACGCTGCTGCAGAACGGCATGCCCTACCACGAGATCGCCGTGCTCTACCGCGCGGGCTCGACCGGCATGGCGTTCCAGGGCGCGCTGGAAGCCCTGCACATCCCCTTCGACGTGCGCGGCGCCGGCGATCTGTGGCAGAGCCCGGCCGCGAAGCTGTTCCTCGGCGCGCTGTTCTACCTGATCGACGCGGACGACCGCCGCGCCATCGAGAAGATGGGCACGGGCAAGCGCGGCGAGAGCGTGCGGCGGCGGCTCGACAAGGTGCCGCCCGTGCGCTCCTTCGCCGAAGCCTGCCGCCACGCGCGCCGCGTTGTGGGCGACGCGCTGCCGAAGAAGTCCGCCGAGCGCGAGCAGCGCGACTGGACCAACCTGTGCGACGCGCTCGCCGCCCTCGCGGCCGACTGCGACGGGCTCGACGCGCTGATGGACCGCATCGCCGAGCAGAGCCGCGCCCTGCGCCGCCCCTCCGAGGACGCCGTGGTGCTGTCCACCGTGCATTCCGCGAAGGGCCTCGAATGGGAGGCGGTTTTCGTGGTGGGGCTGGAGGAGGGCGTGATGCCGGTCGCCGGCGCCGAGATCGAGGAGGAGCGGCGCGTCGCCTACGTGGCGGTGACGCGCGCGAAGCGCATCCTCGGCCTCACCTATTCCGCGGAGCGCGGCGGCAGCGCCTCGAAGCGCTCGCGCTTCGTGGCGGAGTTCGCCGGCGACGCCCACGCCGGCACCGACCCCGAGCACCCCGACGCCGACGTGCTGATGCCGCTCGGCCTGCCCTGGCAGAAGGAGCCGCGCCCCCTGCCCCCGCGGCCGGAGCGCTCCGCCCCCGCCGCGTCGGTGCCGGCCGGCCCGGCGGCGAGCCGGGCGCGGAGCGACGCCAGGGCGGGCTCCAGGCGCGACTATTCGGTCGACCCCGCCGACGTCGCGCCCTTCGCGCCCGATCCCGAGGCCGCCGCCGCGCAGTGGACGGCGCGCGACGACGCGAAGCTCCAGGCCAGCTTCGCGGTGGCGGGCGACCTCGACGAGATCTGCGCCGCCACGGGCAAGGCGCCCGAGGCCGTGCTGTCGCGGCTCGTGCGGCTGAGGCTCGTGGCCTCCAAGGCGGCGGCGCGGGGGCTGTGGGGGTGA
- a CDS encoding helix-turn-helix transcriptional regulator, protein MAERGDELIDRIYEAGLVPELWPAVLASMADRFDGAGAVLIAGDRGSTRITCSTGFEGVVSGFVEEGWAARNRRMERARAKRHPGFITEHDLFTLDELLADPALEGFFLPRGIGGELGTLIAMPTGDDVLVTVQRRFSLGPAPAAAVAEADALRPHLARAALLSARIGLERARASADALQAVGLPVAVLAAGGRVLTANALFDAATPAVAREWGGRAALADARADALLAEALRHLPGEGGTRSIPLRAPHGRSPPGVAHLVPIRRSAHDVFVGAAALLVLTFPGERRRADADLLRGLFDLTPAEARVAQLVCEGELSMPEVASSLRISYETARKHLRSVFGKTGTGRQSELVALLGRIAG, encoded by the coding sequence ATGGCGGAACGCGGGGACGAGCTGATCGACCGGATCTACGAAGCCGGGCTGGTGCCCGAGCTTTGGCCGGCCGTGCTGGCCTCGATGGCGGACCGGTTCGACGGGGCGGGTGCGGTGCTGATCGCCGGCGACCGCGGCTCGACCCGCATCACCTGCTCGACGGGCTTCGAGGGCGTCGTCTCGGGCTTCGTCGAGGAGGGCTGGGCCGCGCGCAACCGGCGCATGGAGCGCGCCCGCGCGAAGCGGCATCCGGGCTTCATCACCGAGCACGACCTGTTCACGCTGGACGAGCTCCTCGCCGACCCGGCGCTCGAAGGCTTCTTCCTGCCGCGCGGCATCGGCGGCGAGCTCGGCACCCTCATCGCCATGCCGACCGGCGACGACGTCCTCGTCACGGTGCAGCGGCGCTTCTCGCTCGGTCCCGCCCCGGCCGCCGCCGTGGCGGAGGCCGACGCGCTGCGGCCCCACCTCGCGCGCGCGGCGCTGCTGTCGGCCCGCATCGGCCTCGAACGCGCCCGCGCCTCCGCGGACGCGCTGCAGGCGGTCGGCCTGCCGGTGGCGGTGCTGGCGGCGGGCGGCCGGGTGCTGACCGCCAACGCGCTGTTCGACGCGGCCACCCCCGCCGTGGCGCGGGAATGGGGTGGCCGCGCGGCCCTGGCCGACGCGCGCGCCGACGCGCTCCTGGCCGAGGCGCTCCGCCATCTGCCGGGGGAGGGCGGGACGCGGTCGATCCCGCTGCGGGCGCCGCACGGGCGCTCACCGCCCGGCGTGGCCCACCTCGTCCCGATCCGCCGCTCGGCCCACGACGTCTTCGTCGGCGCCGCGGCGTTGCTGGTGCTGACCTTCCCCGGCGAGCGCCGCCGGGCGGACGCGGACCTGCTGCGCGGCCTCTTCGACCTCACGCCCGCCGAGGCGCGGGTGGCGCAGCTCGTGTGCGAGGGGGAGCTGTCGATGCCCGAGGTCGCCTCGTCGCTGCGGATCTCCTACGAGACGGCCCGCAAGCACCTGCGCTCGGTGTTCGGCAAGACCGGCACGGGCCGGCAGTCGGAGCTGGTGGCGCTGCTCGGGCGGATCGCGGGGTGA